Proteins encoded by one window of Emys orbicularis isolate rEmyOrb1 chromosome 15, rEmyOrb1.hap1, whole genome shotgun sequence:
- the TRAPPC1 gene encoding trafficking protein particle complex subunit 1: MTVHNLYLFDRNGICLHYSEWHRKKQAGISKEEEFKLMYGMLFSMRSFVGKMSPVDMKDGFLAFQTSKYKLHYYETPSGLKVVMNTDLGVGNIRDVLHQIYSNIYVEFVVKNPLCSLSEPIQSELFHAKLDGFIRGLPFFSARAG, from the exons ATGACGGTGCACAACCTGTACCTCTTCGACCGCAATGGGATCTGCCTGCACTACAGCGAGTGGCACCGCAAGAAACAGGCCGGCATCTCCAAGGAGGAG GAGTTCAAACTCATGTACGGCATGCTCTTCTCCATGCGCTCCTTCGTCGGCAAGATGAGCCCCGTCGACAT GAAGGACGGGTTCCTGGCCTTTCAGACCAGCAAGTACAAGTTGCATTATTACGAGACACCCAGCGGGCTCAAGGTCGTCATGAACACGGACCTGGGCGTGGGCAACATCCGAGACGTGCTCCACCAGATCTACAGCAAC atcTACGTGGAGTTCGTGGTGAAGAACCCGCTGTGCAGCCTGAGCGAACCCATCCAGAGTGAGCTCTTCCACGCCAAGCTGGACGGCTTCATCCGGGGCCTGCCCTTCTTCTCGGCCCGGGCCGGctga
- the CNTROB gene encoding centrobin — MAAAASRPGDRWGLCGARAWSAPRRLLPWREGPSTFPITSGRGTPQATSSQSLRLRFSPRRARGPPMAEKGPCPGLDASLRSEDLLSDMEPLPLSAPATPAQPFGSEVTAQLYASLRRSHQAELDACSQLQPPDLDALAEELNRTLSVGVEASARRKQGSESRHVAEMETVRSRLRTMLQDSRELPSAGGALGLATAERKDDDSFESDSTTALLAARPLQELSPPGSVCGLEELFPRYASLRLGTPPEPAPATEPQLLKEALAKERARRKHCERHVQGLQSRALELQQQLAAAISADMKKDSMIEQLDKTLAKVVEGWNRQEAERTELLRGLQAEKEAVQRALSEQQERASQLEVRLEQAQEALSREQQAASQQREEAAVLQEEKAGLLRSLEAERQRGRGLQAEREHGQRQLEALRATLEEQQAGWAQRERQLEQRCQALQDESAGQLEREKAAVQREAQRAADAQQVLASVQADAQRLESELEAARSERDGLQMEISMVKARCEAQKAKLEAELKVALEQQVTERLARVHEDSLRQTGAMREQHRKQLLELSGHHERELGSQLAQFRVELAEREERQRRLVEDYELRLARQEESARELQAGKWRLEAQRADMVARLQAMMQSHWNEALRVLTGDSSLQSPAKGPRQVSPSDAASRSEPERLGQPPSPAPPGKPESWQEDPCSGAGDGKGGGWAFAQAVPLQPVTQRSSLPVARGPERFLPLAPSGCVSVELAQLLNQSLRSQLGFQPLEPQPDDSASPGLSSHPPHLAEHPYPEDEGGPSDGETPPNSSLESGGQVPPGQLHPELQYYMALLLEQMPSDPPRQEGPGGESPPRPTGQAQPHTHPGLAPEDPPSLWETLRPHGPQRAPPTAAVQKTKVPLAKASYRQRNLDPPSPPQRPTGGEGGVLSPRQMAEVSRLLRLYQAKGRVAPSSEELFAYLHSGDSSGPDVKGDGGHVKPAARRNLDPRLPEAGRREVGPPRRPAGARPGPEKTHGVAKGGRKTAQLGARTGKGGGVWR; from the exons ATGGCGGCGGCCGCCTCGCGCCCAGGTGACCggtgg ggTCTATGCGGAGCCAGAGCCTGGAGCGCCCCCCGGCGGCTGTTGCCCTGGCGTGAGGGGCCCAGCACCTTCCCCATCACCTCTGGCAG GGGGACTCCCCAGGCAACAAGTTCCCAGTCCCTTCGGCTGCGCTTTTCCCCCCGGCGAGCGCGCGGCCCCCCCATGGCGGAGAAGGGCCCCTGCCCCGGGCTGGACGCCTCCCTGCGCAGCGAGGACCTGCTCAGTGACATGGAGCCGCTGCCCCTCTCGGCCCCGGCCACGCCGGCCCAGCCCTTCGGCTCCGAGGTGACGGCCCAGCTCTACGCCTCCCTGCGCCGGAGCCATCAGGCCGAGCTGGAtgcctgctcccagctgcagccgccCGACCTGGACGCCCTGGCCGAGGAGCTGAACCGCACACTTTCAGTCGGGGTGGAGGCTAGCGCCCGCAGGAAG CAGGGCAGCGAGTCACGGCATGTGGCCGAGATGGAGACCGTGAGGTCGCGCCTGCGGACCATGCTGCAGGATTCCCGTGAACTGCCCTctg cagggggtgccctCGGCTTGGCGACGGCAGAGCGGAAGGACGACGACTCCTTTGAGAGTGACAGTACCACTGCCCTCCTCGC CGCCAGGCCCCTGCAGGAGCTGTCCCCTCCCGGCTCGGTGTGCGGCCTGGAGGAGCTGTTTCCCCGCTACGCCAGCCTGCGCCTGGGCACCCCCCCTGAGCCCGCGCCCGCCACAGAGCCCCAGCTGCTGAAGGAGGCGCTGGCCAAGGAGCGGGCCCGCCGGAAG CACTGTGAGCGGCACGTGCAGGGCCTGCAGAGCcgggccctggagctgcagcagcagctggccgcAGCCATCTCCGCTGACATGAAGAAGGACAGTATGATTGAGCAGCTGGACAAG ACCCTGGCCAAGGTGGTGGAGGGTTGGAACCGGCAGGAGGCGGAGCGGACGGAGCTGCTGCGGGGGCTCCAGGCGGAGAAGGAGGCGGTGCAGCGGGCGCTGAGTGAGCAGCAGGAG AGGGCGTCGCAGCTGGAGGTGCGGCTGGAGCAGGCGCAGGAGGCCCTGAGCCGGGAGCAGCAGGCGGCGAGCCAGCAGCGTGAGGAGGCAGCAGTGCTG caggaGGAGAAGGCGGGGCTGCTGCGGAGCCTGGAGGCGGAGCGCCAGCGCGGGCGGGGGCTGCAGGCGGAGCGGGAGCACGGGCAGCGCCAGCTGGAGGCGCTGCGGGCCACGCTGGAGGAGCAGCAGGCGGGCTGGGCGCAGCGGGAGCGCCAGCTGGAGCAGCGTTGCCAGGCCCTGCAGGACGAGAGCGCCGGGCAGCTGGAGCGAGAGAAG GCGGCCGTGCAGCGGGAGGCCCAGCGCGCCGCGGACGCCCAGCAGGTCCTGGCCTCGGTGCAGGCCGACGCCCAGCGCCTGGAGAGCGAGCTGGAGGCAGCGCGGAGTGAGCGGGACGGGCTGCAGATGGAGATCAGCATGGTGAAG GCGCGGTGTGAGGCCCAGAAGGCgaagctggaggcagagctgaaGGTGGCGCTGGAGCAGCAGGTGACAGAGAGGCTGGCGCGGGTGCATGAGGACAGCCTGCGGCAGACGGGTGCCATGCGGGAGCAGCACAG gaagcagctgctggagctcagCGGGCACCACGAGCGGGAGCTAGGCAGTCAGCTGGCGCAGTTCCGGGTTGAGCTGGCCGAGCGCGAGGAGCGGCAGCGGCGCCTGGTTGAGGACTATGAGCTGAG gctggCCAGGCAGGAGGAGTCGGCGCGGGAGCTGCAGGCCGGGAAGTGGCGGCTGGAGGCCCAGCGAGCGGACATGGTCGCCCGGCTCCAGGCCATGATGCAGTCGCATTGGAACGAGGCCCTGCGCGTGCTGACTGGAGATTCCTCCTTGCAGTCTCCCGCCAAGGGCCCCCGCCAGGTGAGT CCTTCCGACGCCGCCTCCCGCTCCGAGCCGGAgcgcctgggccagccccccagccccgcccctcccgggAAGCCGGAGAGCTGGCAAGAGGACCCCTGCAGCGGTGCCGGGGACGGCAAGGGGGGCGGCTGGGCCTTCGCCCAAGCCGTGCCCCTGCAGCCCGTCACCCAGCGCAGCTCCCTGCCGGTGGCGCGGGGCCCCGAGCGCTTCCTGCCCCTGGCGCCCAGCGGGTGCGTCTCCGTTGAGCTGGCCCAGCTCCTGAACCAGAGCCTCCGGAGCCAGCTgggcttccagccactggagccGCAGCCCGACGACTCCGCCAGCCCAG GGCTGAGCTCGCACCCCCCTCACCTGGCGGAGCACCCCTACCCCGAGGACGAGGGGGGGCCCAGCGATGGCGAGACCCCCCCGAACAGCAGCCTGGAGAGCGGGGGGCAGGTGCCCCCCGGCCAGCTGCACCCAGAGCTGCAGTACTACATGGCGCTG CTGCTGGAGCAGATGCCGAGTGACCCCCCCAGGCAGGAGGGGCCGGGGGGTGAgagtcccccccgccccacgggtcaggcccagccccacacccacccaG gctTGGCCCCGGAGGACCCCCCCTCGCTGTGGGAGACGCTCCGGCCCCACGGCCCCCAGCGCGCCCCCCCCACCGCCGCCGTGCAGAAGACCAAGGTGCCGCTCGCCAAAGCCAGCTACAGGCAGCGGAACCTAGACCCACCGAGCCCGCCGCAGCGCCCAACCG GGGGCGAGGGGGGCGTCCTGTCCCCCCGGCAGATGGCTGAGGTCTCCCGCCTGCTGCGGCTGTACCAGGCCAAGGGCCGGGTGGCGCCCTCCTCCGAGGAGCTGTTTGCCTACCTGCACTCTGGCGACAGCAGCGG GCCCGACGTGAAGGGCGACGGGGGCCACGTGAAGCCGGCCGCCCGCAGGAACCTTGACCCCAGGCTGCCGGAGGCCGGCAGGAGAGAG GTGGGTCCCCCCCGGCGCCCGGCCGGTGCCCGACCCGGCCCTGAGAAGACCCACGGCGTTGCTAAGGGCGGGCGGAAGACAGCCCAGCTCGGTGCCCGCACCGGCAAGGGGGGCGGCGTGTGGAGATGA